The nucleotide window CTCGGCATGAAAACGATGCAGGGACTGGGAGAAGGGATATTTAGATTGTTCTTCTTTTCCGTTCCTGGGATGGTAATTGTCGCGTTGATTTTCCCATTGGAATTTTCAGCGGACGCCGCGACCTGGGGATTGTTCGCAATTTCGATTGTGCTAAGCTTTTTCATCAACACACAATTGAACCTGCTGACGGGAATCACTACTTTCTTCTTATATAATAATACTGGCCTGATTAGGGCCAAGCGTGTCCTCATCGACCTGTTTTCAGGATTGCTGCTGCCAATCAGCTTCTTTCCTGGCTGGGCCCAGGAAATTATGAGGTTTCTTCCCTTTCAGGGAATCAGCTATATTCCTAGCATGATATTCACGAATGGCTTAACAGGGAGCGAGGCAGTCGAAGGTCTTATGCTTCAGGCTGCATGGGTGTTGATATTGGTGATCCCAACCCAGATTCTTTGGGTCATAGCAAAAAAACAATTGATTATACAGGGAGGGTGACAAGTGTTTTACGTTAGCATGTTTTTTCAGTATGTCGCCCAGTATATGAAAACAAGGCTCGAATACCGGGCAGATCTGGTCGTTGAAATATTTTCGGATTTATTGTTCCAGGCGGTCAATCTGATATTTATCCTCGTGGTATTCGATCATACCGAATTCCTGAACGGCTGGAGCCGGGATGAAATCATCTTTATATACGGGTTTTTCCTTGTGCCTTACGCACTTTTTTCTTCCTTCTTCAATATTTGGGATTTCAATGAACGTTATATAGTAAAAGGGGAACTTGACCGGATCCTGACAAGGCCGATCCACAGCCTGTTCCAAATCATCCTTGAACGGATGGAACTGGAATCATTGTTCGGAGCCATCACTGGCCTAGCTGTCATGTTTTATGCCGGAAGCCGGCTTGGCCTTGAGGTAAGCTGGTCTGATCCCTTCTTATTTGTTTTATTTGTCTTGGGCGGTGTTCTTGTTTATGCCGGCATTTTCGTGATGATCGCCTGCATAAGCTTCTGGGCAGATGCCCGCACATCCATCATGCCGATGATGTACAATATCGGGAACTACGGCCGCTATCCTGTTGATATCTATAACAAGGCAATCCGGTTTGTCCTGACATGGATTTTGCCATTCGCCTTCGTCGGAGTCTATCCCGCTGCCTATTTCCTAGGACGAGATGAGTGGTATGGTTATTCATTTTTGACACCAGTAATCGGGCTTGCCTTTTTCAGCCTGTCAGTGTTCATTTGGAATGAAGGCGTTAAAAGATACCGTGGTGCTGGGAACTGACTTTAATTATTTCAGCACCATGAGGGAATCGTTGCTGGGGAAAGATGCCCTTTTAGAGTCCAAAACAGCTTGATATGGGTACTGCTGATTGAGGAAGGTGCCCTTATGAGGCACAAAGCAGCTCCATAAGGGTACTATTACTGGAAAAAGATACCCTTATGGGGCACAAAGCAGCTCTATAAGGGTACTATTACAGGATAAAGATACCCTTATGAGGCCCTAAACAGCTCCATAAGGGTACAATTATAGGAGAAAGGTGCTCTTATGAAGTCCAAAGCAGCTCTATAAGGGTATCATTACGGGAGAAAGATACCCTTATAAGGCCAAAGCAGCTCCATAAGGGCACTATTACTGAAGAAAGATACCCTTATAAGGCCAAATCAGCTCCATAAGGGCACTATTACTGAAGAAAGATACCCTTATGCAGTGAAAATCAGCTCTATAAGGGTACCATTCCAGGAGAAAGATACCCTTATGAAGTCCGAAGCAGCTCCATAAGGGTACCATTCCAGGAGAAAGGTGCCCTTATGAAGTCCAAATCAGCTCCATAAGGGTACTATTACGGGAGAAAGATCCCCTTATGAGGCACAAATCAGCTCCATAAGGGTACCATTCCAGGAGAAAGATACCCTTATGAATCCCAAAACAGCTCCATAAGGGTACTATTACAGAAGAAAGATACCCTTATGAATCCCAAAACAGCTCCATAAGGGTACTATTCCAGGAGAAAGATACCCTTATAAAGTCCAAACCAGCTCCATAAGGGTACTATTATAGGAGAAAGATACCCTTATGAATCCCAAACCAGCTCCATAAGGGTACTATTACAGAAGAAAGATACCCTTATGAAGCCCAAAACAGCTCCATAAGGGTACCATTCCAGGAGAAAGATACCCTTATAAAGTCCAAACCAGCTCCATAAGGGTACCATTCCAGGAGAAAGATACCCTTATAAAGTCCAAACCAGCTCCATAAGGGTACTATTATAGGAGAAAGATACCCTTATGAATCCCAAAACAGCTCCATAAGGGTACTATTACAGAAGAAAGATACCCTTATGAAGCCCAAAACAGCTCCATAAGGGTACCATTCCAGGAGAAAGATACCCTTATAAAGTCCAAAGCAGCTCCATAAGGGTCTCATTCCTTAAAGACAGTACTGCAGCATTAACCTTGCTGCGGTCTTTTTTATTATTTCAGACAGGTCCTGACTTGAAATGCCGAAAATAGTCAGAAGCATGGATCTCATCAGAGTGTACTTGCTGTCATACTCCTATTTTCGCCAGCGTATAGTGAAGGGAGAGAGGCATGAAATGAGGCTTGAAAATGCAATTTTACATTTCAATTTTTTTGATTGTTTTAGCTATATTTTTGAGTTTGCGGACATTATTCATTCCTCATAAAATTAAAGGCAAGCAGGTCTCGTTCGAAAACTTTGTCACACTTGCGCTGATTTATGGGACGGTGATGGCTGGCTTTGGATTATTGTATTATTTGCTTGATTTGAAAGGAATCTGGGTACTATCCGATGAGAGCATGCGGCCAAGCACTTCGTCGTATGAGAGGATGTCAACGAGTATGTACTTCAGTGCCATTACTCTGTTTTCTGTAGGATATGGGGATATTGCTCCAGTCGGGGTCGGGAGGGCGATCGCTGTTTTGGAGGCGCTGATTGGTTATACGATTCCTGCAGCGTTTGTAACAAGGGCCATGTTTGATCAAAAACGGTCCTGAAGTGTTCCTTTGATTTGTATTCCAACCCGAAATTAGATAGGCTAATGTTAATAGATCAAATTTTGGAGGGATACATAATGGCACTGGCTATAGGTGAAAAAGCACCGGCGTTTGAGCTGCCGGCAAGCAATGGAGAAACTGTAAAACTTTCCGATTTTGAAGGGAAGAATGTGGTGCTTTATTTTTACCCGAAAGATATGACACCCGGCTGCACAACAGAAGCATGTGATTTCCGGGATCATCATGAAAGCTTCGAGGGGTTAAATGCTGTCATTCTTGGGGTGAGCCCAGATCCGATTAACCGGCATGAAAAATTCATTGAAAAGCATGGATTGCCTTTCCTTCTTCTTGCGGATGAAGACCATAAAGCAGCTGAGGATTATGGCGTCTGGCAGCTGAAGAAAAACTTTGGCAAAGAATACATGGGCATCGAAAGGTCTACATTCATCATTGATAAGGACGGCAATCTTGCCAAAGAGTGGAGAAAAGTTAAAGTAAAGGGCCATGTGGAAGAGGCGCTTGAATTCATTAAAGAAAACCTGTAAACATGGAGACAGCCAGAAACGGCTGTCTTTATTGCTGTTTTGATGCCGGTTATAAGTTATAATAGGGTGTATAATTATTACCATGACCAGTCAGTCAATCGATGTTTATATTGGGGAGGCAATAAAGATGAAGGAAAAAGAAAAAGCAATCATCGAAGCAGCGATTAAGCTTTATGCGACGAAAGGGTTCGCTTCTACCTCAATCCAGGAGATCGTCACGGAAAGCGGAATTTCCAAGGGCGCTTTTTATCTTTATTTCAAATCCAAAGAAGCTTTATTGATCGCAATTCTTGAATATTATTTTGATTATATCCAGAAGAAACTTGAAGGGTTTGAAAATGATAATCTGCCGCCCAGGGAAAAGTTTGCTTTGCAGTTGACAGCATTATTCAATACCATGCTCGAGCATAAGGAATTCATCATCATGCAATCCAGAGAACAGGCAATTCCCTTGAATGAAGAGGTAAAGGAATTGATGATCCGCAAGTATTACGAAGCACAAATGTTTTATCAAGGCAGCCTGCGGGCAATCTACGGTAAAAGTGCTGAAGCGCATTTATGGGATATGGCGCTAATGCTCGAGGGATTTTTTAATTCTTATATAAAGTTGCTTCTATTCAATCCTGAAGGATTCAAGATTGATGAATTAGTGGGATACATTCTAAGAAGAGTGGATTCATTGGTTGATGGACTGCAGGGAGAGGAGCCACTGGCAACAAAAGAAAAAATCGATGAGTTGATAACAAAGACCAAGGCATACTTCCTGACAGATAGCAAGGACATTAAAAAGGTCATCACTAAAATGAAAGAAGCAGTTGCTGATCTTCAAAATAGAGATGACTTGCTAATCACACTGGATGTCCTCGAGAGTGAGATCGAAAGAGATGCACCCCGAATCCCGGTAATCCAGGGAATGCTGTCAAACCTCAATGACGAGCCATCGCTTGATTTCTATCGTGAAGCTATCGCAAAAAAATATCATCTAAAGGGATAATTTTTCCGCCTATTTTTATCAATACAGGCTACTGTCCATTCATTTCAGCTGTAACTGAATATCATTGTATTAGGGCATACCTCCTCAAACACTTTAGCGGGCTTAAATAGCCCGCCTTTTTTATGGGGAAAACAGGTTCGAATTCCCATTCTTCGAAATGTAGCGCCGGCTTTTCATTTTTCAGGCTTGGAAGTTGTTTAATTAAGTGAAAATTAATACAATTAATAGTACGAAACTAGAACGAAGGGTTGGGTGAAAATGAATATTTACTCCTCGATTCTTCCGGCTGAACGATTGCAGGAAGAGGTGAAAAAGGAATTCCCTCAGGTGAGCTTCGAATTCCATAAAGGAATCAAGGAAGATTTATTTTTGGATGCAGAGATATTCCTTACCTATGGTGAAGATTTGACGGAAGAGCTGATTGGCAAAGCAGACAAGCTCAAATGGATTATGGTCATGTCTGCCGGTCTGGATAAAATGCCATTTGAAGCGTGTAAAAAACGCGGAATCCTTGTTACAAATGTGCGGGGGATCCATAAAATTCCGATGGCTGAGTTTACCGTCGGCATGATGCTGCAGCATGTTAAACAAATGAAGTCGTTATGGTCAAATGAACAAAGCAAAACTTGGGAACGTAAATTGCCAATGGGAGAATTGTACGGCAAGACATTGCTCATTCTAGGTATAGGGGCGATTGGGGGAGAAGTGGCCCGTTTGGCAAAAGCTTTTAATATGCAAACGATTGGTGTGAATCGGAGCGGCCGCCAAGCCGACTGGACAGACGAAAACTATACGATGGAAAACTTCAGGGAAGCTTTGCCTAAAGCGGATTTCATTGTTTCGGTATTGCCAAGTACGCAAGAAACGAAGCATTTCCTCGACTTGAACGATTTTGTCTTAATGAAAGACACAGCTGTGTTTATCAATATTGGCCGTGGTGACTTGGTCCAAGATGAGGTGTTATTGGCCGCACTTCAGGAAAATAAGATCGCGCATGCTTATCTGGATGTTTTCTATGAAGAACCTTTGAAGGAAAGTCATCCATTCTGGACAATGGACAATGTAACCGTAACTCCTCATATTTCAAGCTTGACCAAAAATTATTTGCCAAGGTCCTTTGAAATTTTCAAACAAAATCTTCATACATATCTTAATAAAGCCACAGAGTTTATCAATGTAATCGACATGGACAGGGGGTACTGATTAATGAAAATCTATACTAAGACAGGGGACAAAGGAACAACCTCTCTTATTTATGGAACAAGGGTAGCAAAAAATGATATGCGTGTTGAAGCTTACGGGACATGTGATGAGACAAATTCAATGATAGGCCTGGCACTCAGTTACCTGAATGGAGAGTTTTTTAACGATAAAGAAGAAATGCAGGCAATCTTCCATAAGATCCAGACAGTTTTGTTCCATGTCGGTGCTGAACTGGCCACTCCTCCTGGCAAAGAAGTAAAATGGGTACTTGAAGCAAAGGATATAGAAGAACTAGAGAAGAAAATCGATGATTGGGATGCAGCGCTTCCGCAGTTGACGAACTTCATTCTTCCTGGGGGACACCAGGCAGGTGCCGCGCTTCATGTAGCAAGGACGGTTGCCAGAAGAGCGGAACGCCAGGCTGTTGAGCTGGGAGATGAGGTTAACCCGCTTGTCCTGTCCTATTTAAACCGACTATCCGACTTCCTGTTTGTCGCCGCAAGATATGTGAATATGCACCTGGGAGCAAAAGAACAAACCTTGCATCAAGGTTGAGAGTTGTAAATGTTTGTGGTGTAGCAATATTGACAAAAGAGGAATAAAATTAGTACACTAATTATAAACATTATAAAATAAGAATTATAATCTGAAAAAGTGAGGTGCATGGCGGTGGTACAGAGTCATTTAAAAGAAGCCCTGGATACCTTGAAGGATACAGGAGTCCGTATTACTCCGCAACGTCATGCGATACTCGAATATTTAATAAACTCAATGTCGCACCCTACAGCAGACGAGATTTATAAAGCGCTTGAAGGTAAATTTCCAAATATGAGTGTAGCGACGGTTTATAACAATTTGAGAGTATTCCGTGAAGTTGGATTGGTCAAAGAACTGACATATGGGGATGCCTCCAGTCGTTTTGACTTTGTTACTTCCCATCATTATCAC belongs to Mesobacillus sp. AQ2 and includes:
- a CDS encoding ABC-2 family transporter protein, whose translation is MDKYLEMIRIRFLMMLAYRTNYYTGILIYSINIGAYYFLWNAIYGGKSEIEGLSAVQMTTYVAVAWMARAFYFNNIDREMATEIKEGKVAVELIRPYSYLGMKTMQGLGEGIFRLFFFSVPGMVIVALIFPLEFSADAATWGLFAISIVLSFFINTQLNLLTGITTFFLYNNTGLIRAKRVLIDLFSGLLLPISFFPGWAQEIMRFLPFQGISYIPSMIFTNGLTGSEAVEGLMLQAAWVLILVIPTQILWVIAKKQLIIQGG
- a CDS encoding ABC-2 family transporter protein, with the translated sequence MFYVSMFFQYVAQYMKTRLEYRADLVVEIFSDLLFQAVNLIFILVVFDHTEFLNGWSRDEIIFIYGFFLVPYALFSSFFNIWDFNERYIVKGELDRILTRPIHSLFQIILERMELESLFGAITGLAVMFYAGSRLGLEVSWSDPFLFVLFVLGGVLVYAGIFVMIACISFWADARTSIMPMMYNIGNYGRYPVDIYNKAIRFVLTWILPFAFVGVYPAAYFLGRDEWYGYSFLTPVIGLAFFSLSVFIWNEGVKRYRGAGN
- a CDS encoding potassium channel family protein encodes the protein MQFYISIFLIVLAIFLSLRTLFIPHKIKGKQVSFENFVTLALIYGTVMAGFGLLYYLLDLKGIWVLSDESMRPSTSSYERMSTSMYFSAITLFSVGYGDIAPVGVGRAIAVLEALIGYTIPAAFVTRAMFDQKRS
- the bcp gene encoding thioredoxin-dependent thiol peroxidase, which codes for MALAIGEKAPAFELPASNGETVKLSDFEGKNVVLYFYPKDMTPGCTTEACDFRDHHESFEGLNAVILGVSPDPINRHEKFIEKHGLPFLLLADEDHKAAEDYGVWQLKKNFGKEYMGIERSTFIIDKDGNLAKEWRKVKVKGHVEEALEFIKENL
- a CDS encoding TetR/AcrR family transcriptional regulator, with protein sequence MKEKEKAIIEAAIKLYATKGFASTSIQEIVTESGISKGAFYLYFKSKEALLIAILEYYFDYIQKKLEGFENDNLPPREKFALQLTALFNTMLEHKEFIIMQSREQAIPLNEEVKELMIRKYYEAQMFYQGSLRAIYGKSAEAHLWDMALMLEGFFNSYIKLLLFNPEGFKIDELVGYILRRVDSLVDGLQGEEPLATKEKIDELITKTKAYFLTDSKDIKKVITKMKEAVADLQNRDDLLITLDVLESEIERDAPRIPVIQGMLSNLNDEPSLDFYREAIAKKYHLKG
- a CDS encoding D-2-hydroxyacid dehydrogenase, with product MNIYSSILPAERLQEEVKKEFPQVSFEFHKGIKEDLFLDAEIFLTYGEDLTEELIGKADKLKWIMVMSAGLDKMPFEACKKRGILVTNVRGIHKIPMAEFTVGMMLQHVKQMKSLWSNEQSKTWERKLPMGELYGKTLLILGIGAIGGEVARLAKAFNMQTIGVNRSGRQADWTDENYTMENFREALPKADFIVSVLPSTQETKHFLDLNDFVLMKDTAVFINIGRGDLVQDEVLLAALQENKIAHAYLDVFYEEPLKESHPFWTMDNVTVTPHISSLTKNYLPRSFEIFKQNLHTYLNKATEFINVIDMDRGY
- a CDS encoding cob(I)yrinic acid a,c-diamide adenosyltransferase translates to MKIYTKTGDKGTTSLIYGTRVAKNDMRVEAYGTCDETNSMIGLALSYLNGEFFNDKEEMQAIFHKIQTVLFHVGAELATPPGKEVKWVLEAKDIEELEKKIDDWDAALPQLTNFILPGGHQAGAALHVARTVARRAERQAVELGDEVNPLVLSYLNRLSDFLFVAARYVNMHLGAKEQTLHQG
- the perR gene encoding peroxide-responsive transcriptional repressor PerR produces the protein MAVVQSHLKEALDTLKDTGVRITPQRHAILEYLINSMSHPTADEIYKALEGKFPNMSVATVYNNLRVFREVGLVKELTYGDASSRFDFVTSHHYHVICDQCGKIVDFHYPGLDEVEHLASHVTGFNVGHHRMEIYGTCPECSAKEVH